The following coding sequences are from one Rutidosis leptorrhynchoides isolate AG116_Rl617_1_P2 chromosome 11, CSIRO_AGI_Rlap_v1, whole genome shotgun sequence window:
- the LOC139876772 gene encoding putative germin-like protein 2-1 — MTSHLLLFGLLFATCSLALASDPGPLQDFCVADNTSKVLVNGFVCKDPNVVTAGDFLFKGLDRMGNTSNPFGSIVTQVFVQQLPGLNTLGISMARIDFAPWGLNAPHTHPRATEILTVIEGSLEVGFVTSNPANRLITTTLVKGDVFVFPVGLIHFQQNVGNGYAVAIAALSSQNPGAITIAKAVFGSNPDISADILAKAFQVDVKTVYEIQSKF, encoded by the exons ATGACGTCTCATTTGCTTTTATTTGGTCTCTTGTTTGCAACATGTTCACTTGCATTGGCATCAGACCCAGGTCCTCTACAGGACTTCTGCGTGGCTGATAATACCAGTAAAG TACTGGTGAATGGTTTCGTCTGCAAAGATCCAAATGTCGTTACAGCAGGAGATTTTCTTTTTAAGGGACTAGACCGTATGGGAAATACATCAAACCCGTTCGGGTCTATAGTGACACAGGTGTTTGTACAACAATTGCCCGGACTTAATACTTTGGGCATCTCCATGGCTCGTATTGACTTTGCTCCATGGGGACTTAACGCTCCACACACACATCCTCGAGCCACTGAAATCTTGACTGTCATAGAAGGTAGTCTTGAAGTTGGTTTTGTAACATCTAACCCTGCAAACCGTCTCATCACAACAACACTCGTGAAGGGTGATGTTTTTGTGTTCCCGGTTGGTTTAATTCACTTCCAACAAAATGTTGGAAATGGGTATGCTGTTGCGATTGCAGCTTTGAGTAGCCAAAATCCGGGAGCTATTACAATTGCTAAAGCTGTGTTTGGATCAAACCCGGATATTTCTGCAGATATTCTTGCAAAGGCTTTCCAGGTGGATGTCAAAACCGTTTATGAAATTCAATCAAAGTTCTAA